In Primulina huaijiensis isolate GDHJ02 unplaced genomic scaffold, ASM1229523v2 scaffold23605, whole genome shotgun sequence, the sequence TCCATTGAGTGTAAAAACCGAAATTCCAATTATTGCGATTGGCGCGAGGAGGGGGTGGATGCAGGAATTGTGTGGGGAGGGAGGGAGATGGTTTGATGATTTATATGCATTTTGGAGTCAAAACTTAAATATCTTACCTGGAGGACCCCCTACCGGCCTACCCTACTATTTGAGGGCCAGACAGAAAAGAAATTTAGATACCTAAGAGGGTTTAAAGTTATTCTTATTAGTGAACTACATCCAGGGAACTAAAATGAATACAGTCCATTGCAATTCATTCCAAAGAGAGAAAAGTAGTACATACCATCTACTTCGATTTGCATAGAACAATGCTCCTCTAACAAAGAAAAAGATCAATCAGTATTACGTATACCAacctgtttccatatcagtgtCAGGCCCCTCAAATATCTGATTATGAAATGGGATAGGGCCAATGCTTTCGTAGTGGCCATACTTGTATTCATCTTTGACCAAGTCCGTCCCATAGCTCTGCACAAGTTCATTTAGATGTGGCCACTGCTCCAAATTGTCATCCAGctataataaaataacaaactaCGTCAAACAGTGTAACCATTAGGCTGATTGAATGCTCAAACAGAATAAGTCTACGCTAAGGAACAACGTCAACAAGTTTATGCAGCAATCACTCATAGTTCAAAAGCGAACGCAAAACAAAATTAAAGATGGAGATGAAGACAATAGGATgaagaaatatagaaaaattactCAGAGAAAAAACATGAGAAagagtgaaaaaataaaatgattggtTGTGTCACTTCCTTTGACCTCGAGTTTTTTAGACAAATGGTCCTCACATTGTATCAGAGCGAAAATCACATATTTGATTCACGTGAATTGCAGTTGAATTCTATTATTGGAAGGGGATTGTTAGCAGCAATAATTGTGCCTACTAATACAACAATCTGAATAAGGTGCTTTTGACTATTATATACTTACAAGATCATAGTTGTACTGCTACCTAAATGAAAAGTACCCGATCTCATGATTGGCATCAGAGCCAGGAGGTCAAAGGTTCAACTTCCCTGAGACGGAAAactccaaatattttcaaattgtcTAGGGTGCTTCTTTCTGGGCCTTTGTTGCCCAATGTCCAAACAACTTGAACATATACACCTTGGATATTAATTCTGAATATATACTTTCGGTTTTCGGATTACATGTGGGGCATGTTAAAGAATAAAACTTTTGATTATCCCAAACAACTTGCACGAACACACCGTATACAATATACCAAACAACTTGTGCACATCCCGATACTTGCACGTATACACCATGGATATTAATTCagaatatatagtttttgattCTCAGCTTACATGTGGGGGCATGTTAAAGAATAAACTTTAGATCATCCCATCTTCCAAGAGCACGAGCTTTTGAGAAAAATGGCATAATTGAAGAGAAAGGGGGAGGCGATGGATAAATAACACGCTACTTAAAGTTGAAGGATAAAAGAGACACATGTGGTTAACGATCTCATAAACCAAATGTATTGATGGTGCAAGGCATGAGTGCCTTGTGGAATAAGAACACGACAAGGTGTGACTTACCTAAGCAGGTTGATTTTCGAACTCTTAAGGAATTTTGAGGtaatgatttacaagaaatctGCACCTACGCATACGGGCTTTGCTTGTTGAGCTTAACAGCTAACGCATAGTATGCTCCGTGAGATTTTAACAACTGTGCAACAAACAACACTAGATGGGTACTTCATGTTAAGAGTCCCGTTTACTACAGTACTGCACCAAGGTGTAAGGGCTCCCTTCACTAAGCCTACTTCCTACATGCAGGGTGTGGGCGTGAGTATGCTCCACGAGTTTTTAACAGCAGCGCAACAAACGGTGCTAGACCCACTTCATATTAGATATGCATATCCAACTACATCTAAAATTACAGTATCAAAATTATTCAGAATTGAATTAACACACTCACCAATGGGTCCAACTTAAAGCAGTTAGAAAAGGAATGGCGCGGAATTCTTTGGAAACGAGGCCCGTCAGCCAACACATTATCCATGCTAGACACAGGTGACAAGTTAATGACCTGAAACAAACTTGTGGTGAAGACGTCGCCGATATAACAATATTACTTACTATGTATCAGTCGAGTTTGTTTAAAGAAACAATTTTAGTAGAACCAACGTGAAGTGAAGTAAAAAAGTAGTCTGGTCTCCTCTCAACTTCCTTCCCAGCAGAAAAAAggaacaaaaattaaaatgtttcaaGAGCTCGTCTAGTATCCCACAAGCCCCTTATCCAAAATTGTTCTTGGTATCTTTGTACATTTGACCCATTTCTAAACTTTTGTAAAACAAAAAGTTGCAGAGAACGGCCGCACTCCACCGGTGAACCAAAACATATGAAACTTCCTATAAAGCATATATCTTCTGCTTACACATGAGATAAAAACAAAGAATGACCTAGATCCAAGATCTTCTAGATCCCCAGCCTCTGATGTAGTTTGACATTCGAAAATTGATATAATCCGAAGCGATCTTGCAAGATGGGAAACAGTGGAGGAGAAATGAGTTTTGGGAACTACACCGTCGTTTTGCTGATTATATCTGTGTGATTGGTTGCGAAGATCCTTAGCAGAAGCAGTTGGTGAAGACGGTGTCGTATTCTGCAACAATGTGGGCTGTCTATGGCGGGGGCAGCTCGCCTGTAATGTAGGGTTTAACCTGCGAGAGAGATGAAGTCCTCTCAGGAGTCAACAACAGTCAAACACCCATTTTCTTTCCTAATCTCGATCAACAACGttctttgttaaaaaaaaaaaactcattttttattattattttaaaaaaaaaaatctttttaaataaatttatctaaAAATAACAGGCATGTGACAGTTTTTAGATCAACGATTAGTCgtgattaaaatatatttttttatagaaacaTTTACAACAGttgaactaaaaaaattataatgttaAACCAATTTGATCAAAAGTGTGATTTTTAGAGATTACATTTTATAATAATGGTGATCATTATAAAATTTTGGTActagaaatttaatataaaaaagctaCATGATCACGGCGATTTAGTGTAAGTATTTTATGTATGTTTACGTTGGCTATTTCTGCGAATAATCATCgtcataaaatttatatatgattaCACTACGAAAAATACATATGAGTTCAAATGAAtagttaattataaaaaaaaaacttagcaAAGTTTTTTCATCACATTCAAAAAATACATTGAAATAGTGTAGTGCGTGTGAATTGTCAATTGCATGTTAATTCCAAACATGGACATaccattgatttttttttttatgtgaattaagaattttttatattcattaatgaaatgaattgtgcgtttgtGATCTCTTGAGTTATACAAATACCAACCCCAGTAACATTGTTTAAATGTAAGTGATTAATACGAATCAAGACACCAACACCTATAGTaattaaaacaaatcatattttgacaacagaaatatatatatattttggtcGGTGTTTCAATTTCTAAATATTGAATAATCAGATTTGTTGGCTCTTTCTTCGATAATAGGATTATTCagatatttgttttaaaaagcGTGATGTGAATCGAACCAATCTGCAACGGAGCCTTTCATTAGTGAATACACTCTGGATACCTTTGTatcatattttctcatgaaGGTCAATAGAATGAACATATGATATTGGTCGTCTTCTCGCTTGAAATCATCCATATCTAATTACAAAAAAGATATTAGATGATATCTTAAAAAAATCGATATGTTTCCTCAAGTGTATGACACACTCCATGTTTGTCAAATCCGAAAACTATTGTATTTGTCTCagatataagaaaaatatattgaacATGAGAAGAAACTCACATAATCGATATTGTTCCCGACACGAGTAaatggattttaaatttatagTCTAGTCTAATTCCTTTGCACTCCATAAAATCGAACGGTTGGATCCTGCATTCGTCTATCACACCATCAACTTAGGACGATGGCTATCAAGCCCTTTGCTCAGTCGATAATTCATATGTGCCAGCTTTAGTagtgtttttcatttttctttagtACGTCGTTTACTTTGCTTGCCATATGTACAACACCATTACATTACAAACCtgattaattaataatcaccttgaataataaaatattaaaaagccGAATTTTACGATTatgttcttgaaaaaaaaatagaattttggtCATGACCGACAATTGCATCCAAACCACAAACGATCCGATCGTACACTCGAGCTCGGAGATTGACAATAATGTGTTTTCACCGTCTGATGTCTGATAATGACGTTCCAGTTCATTGCCATCTAATACatgttcttttttaaaaaaaaattataggcaaatattttttaattattctataaatattttattatattaatcaaTATCCATGTACTGAGCTCGACTTCATTATCCATAATTTCAGTAGCGTaagaattgattttattttaaatccttaactatagtaattaaattaaaaatgggAAAACAGAATTTTGAATGGGTGATTTGTAGCTATAACGATGacataataaaacatataatagaCGACTCTGAATTTTGATTGGCCAAATCGCAAGCTGAGTCACATTGATCGTGACTTGTTAAGCTTGTTGTCATAAGTGTAGTAGTTATCACATATTCACATGTACTATTTTAGTCATTAGATTAAGTACATTGCATTACTTTACTTGGTATACataaattttctaataatattGCTTATAATTTCGTATTAAGGGCGGTTGGGCGGCGCAATTGTTGATTTAAAATCGAGTCAATTATTAGTAGGGCCATGGTCGGTAAAACCTAATACCATTTTCGCcgattataaatttaattataataggAAGAAGCTCGGATCATTTGGCTCTATATAAATCATTGATACATGGGAATTACATGCCAACAAATTAAGTAAAATTCAATTTTCTGAGCTTTTTAGCTTACTGCAGTTCTCTgtcaatttcttctttttttggggGTTTCGGGTACGTTTGGGTATTTGAAAAAAATGGTGAAGATTGCTTTGGGTAGCCTTGGTGATTCTTTCAGTGTTGGGTCAATTAAATCTTATGTGTCTGAGTTTATAGCCAcacttgtttttgtttttgccGGTGTTGGCTCTGCCATAGCTTATagtaagcaatatttctaccactTTATCTAAATTATGGTGTAATTGTGTCACTTTTGCTGGAGTTTATACACGATTTCACGACATTTtttatatctatatttttatagaGAATATTAAATGACACGAATTCAAGTTTGTATTAATTTCgctttacaaaataaataataaagcatCAAGTAACATGCATATAAAGAATGTGGTTACACAAATTTCCACTTGAAAACCTACTTTCAATGTTATCGTGCAGACAAGCTCACATCGGGTGCCGCTCTCGACCCGCCAGGCTTGGTGGCCGTGGCCGTGGCTCATGCATTTGCACTGTTTGTGGGAGTGTCGATTGCAGCCAACATCTCCGGTGGACATCTGAATCCAGCTGTCACGCTTGGATTGGCCATAGGAGGCAGCATCACCATCCTCACTGGCCTCTTTTATTGGATTGCTCAATGCCTTGGCTCCATAGTCGCTTGTCTCCTCCTCAAATTTGTCACTGGTGGATTGGTACGTTCATATTCGTATATACCtcaatttctatttttaaagCCGATAAAGCTAAAACGTTGATTCCTGTttattattaatcatcgattgaatttttaaaataatatttattttattttttgtcaatTTTAGAAAGTTACTAGGAAAAGCACCAAAAAAAAGTTAAGGTGGTGTGGTCCTCAGCTCTACCATAAGTAATACAACGTGACTACGTGAGATTGTTTTGTCATAAAATGTCGTGCCTATGTCATGTAGAGCTAAAACACCAAGTTCACttgtttatcttttaaaaaaattgggtacaactcaaaaaaattaaataaaccggATACACTTTTCCGTCGTGTAAAAAAAAAGACACCGTGCCATAGACACAAAACCGTAATATTCGATAATCGAAACATGAACCCATCGCAAATTTTTTAttacacaattaaaaataaataaataatttatgtt encodes:
- the LOC140967090 gene encoding probable aquaporin TIP-type, giving the protein MVKIALGSLGDSFSVGSIKSYVSEFIATLVFVFAGVGSAIAYNKLTSGAALDPPGLVAVAVAHAFALFVGVSIAANISGGHLNPAVTLGLAIGGSITILTGLFYWIAQCLGSIVACLLLKFVTGGLSIPTHGVGDGVSAFAGLVTEIIITFGLVYTVYATAADPKKGSIGIIAPIAIGFIVGANILAAGPFSGGSMNPARSFGPAVASGDFSEIWIYWIGPLIGGALAGLVYGEVFIGSHAPVPTSDDYA